A genomic segment from Pseudoxanthomonas sp. CF385 encodes:
- a CDS encoding MFS transporter — MLSAFLYFDLSFMVWYLLGPLQVQIAEALRLDTQQRALMVAVPILCGAVLRLVLGILADRMGARRTGLLAQAIVITALLCAWRLGVHGFAHVLLLGVMLGVAGASFAVALPLASRWYPPEHQGTAMGIAGAGNSGTVLAALFAPALAAAFGYQAVFGLACIPLVLVLLVFAACAKEAPGQVVRKGLADYGRVLVGNRDAWWFMFFYAITFGGFAGFASALPGYFHDEFGFGPKAAGWATAACVLAGSAMRPLGGVIADRIGGTRTLHAVYLSVALLVAVAGIGAGGPVVAVVVFVLTLLCLGAGNGAVFQLVPQRFGTDIGVMTGLIGMAGGVGGFLLAAGLGVLKQQTGGYGVGLWAFAYIALLAWGLLRGVTRQWRNQWAALGAARV, encoded by the coding sequence CTGTTGTCGGCCTTCCTCTATTTCGACCTCAGCTTCATGGTCTGGTATCTGCTGGGCCCGTTGCAGGTGCAGATCGCCGAAGCCCTGCGGCTGGATACCCAGCAGCGCGCGTTGATGGTCGCGGTGCCGATCCTGTGCGGTGCCGTGCTGCGACTCGTGCTGGGCATCCTGGCCGATCGCATGGGTGCCCGCCGGACGGGCCTGCTGGCCCAGGCGATCGTGATCACGGCGCTGTTGTGCGCGTGGCGGTTGGGCGTGCACGGGTTCGCCCACGTGCTGCTGCTCGGCGTGATGCTCGGCGTGGCCGGCGCGTCGTTCGCGGTCGCGCTGCCGCTGGCATCGCGCTGGTACCCGCCGGAACACCAGGGCACCGCGATGGGCATTGCCGGTGCCGGCAACTCGGGCACCGTGCTGGCCGCGCTGTTCGCGCCCGCGCTCGCGGCGGCGTTCGGTTATCAGGCCGTCTTCGGTCTGGCGTGCATTCCGCTCGTCCTGGTGCTGCTGGTGTTCGCCGCCTGTGCGAAGGAGGCGCCCGGGCAGGTGGTGCGCAAGGGCCTGGCCGACTACGGCCGCGTGCTCGTCGGCAACCGCGACGCGTGGTGGTTCATGTTCTTCTACGCGATCACCTTCGGCGGTTTCGCGGGCTTCGCCAGCGCGCTGCCCGGCTACTTCCACGATGAATTCGGTTTCGGGCCCAAGGCCGCGGGGTGGGCGACCGCGGCCTGCGTCCTGGCCGGCTCGGCGATGCGTCCGCTCGGGGGTGTGATCGCCGACCGCATCGGCGGCACGCGCACGCTGCACGCCGTCTATCTGTCGGTCGCCCTGCTGGTGGCCGTCGCGGGCATCGGCGCCGGCGGTCCCGTCGTGGCCGTGGTGGTGTTCGTACTGACATTGCTGTGCCTGGGTGCCGGAAACGGTGCGGTCTTCCAACTGGTGCCGCAGCGATTCGGCACCGACATCGGAGTGATGACCGGCCTGATCGGCATGGCCGGCGGCGTGGGCGGCTTCCTGCTCGCGGCCGGCCTGGGCGTCCTGAAGCAACAGACCGGCGGCTATGGCGTCGGGCTCTGGGCCTTCGCCTACATCGCCCTGCTCGCGTGGGGCCTGCTGCGTGGCGTCACCCGCCAGTGGCGCAACCAGTGGGCGGCGCTCGGCGCCGCGCGCGTCTGA
- the nirB gene encoding nitrite reductase large subunit NirB produces the protein MKKPRLVVVGNGMAGIRTLEELLKLVPDMYDITVFGAEPHPNYNRILLSPVLAGEQDFDDIVLNPLSWYADHGIRLHLGKEVVKIDRVRRCVVAADGTEAEYDRLLLATGSLPFILPVPGKDLRGVIGYRDIHDTQAMIDAAKVKRHAVVIGGGLLGLEAANGLKSRGMDVTVVHLAGWLLERQLDPVAGALLENSLRARGLQFRLNTSTTEIVGNPDGDVVAVRFSDGGEVPADLVVMAAGIRPNTVLAQAAGIHCNRGIVVNDTLQTFDPRVYAVGECASHRGIAYGLVAPLFEQAKICANHLATYGIGIYKGSAVSTKLKVTGIDLFSAGDFMGGDGAEEIVLSDPAGGLYKRLVIRDDTLVGACLYGDTGDGAWYFKLIKDGTGIGDRRDQLVFGEKALGDAGIAGQDRAASMADGDEVCGCNGVCKGVIVKAVREQGLFTVDEVKKRTKAASSCGSCTGLVEQILMNCLGSSFQETPKTKAVCGCTDLSHGDVRQAVREHRLVSHAQAYAFMGWRSPNGCATCRPAVNYYMLSTWPREAVDDPQSRFINERAHANIQKDGTFSVVPQMKGGVTNPSELRRIADVADKFAIPMVKVTGGQRIDLLGVKKEDLVEVWKDLGMKSGHAYGKSIRTVKTCVGSEFCRFGTQNSTQMGIDLETMLANMWSPHKVKLAVSGCPRNCAESGIKDVGIIAVDSGWEIHVGGNGGIKTEVARFLVKVRTADEVKEYTGAFLQLYREQAYYLDRTVHYLDRVGLDYVKQQVVEDAGNRRALFERLLYALEGLPDPWAARIAGTQAREYAPLRMDRRIAAQVED, from the coding sequence ATGAAGAAGCCACGGCTGGTGGTGGTGGGCAACGGCATGGCCGGCATCCGCACGCTCGAGGAGCTGCTGAAGCTGGTGCCGGACATGTACGACATCACCGTGTTCGGTGCCGAGCCGCACCCCAACTACAACCGCATCCTGCTCTCGCCGGTGCTCGCGGGTGAGCAGGACTTCGACGACATCGTGCTCAATCCGCTGTCGTGGTACGCCGACCACGGCATCCGCCTGCACCTGGGCAAGGAGGTGGTGAAGATCGACCGCGTACGCCGTTGCGTGGTCGCGGCCGACGGCACGGAAGCCGAATACGACCGTCTGCTGCTCGCGACCGGCTCGCTGCCCTTCATCCTGCCGGTGCCCGGCAAGGACCTCAGGGGCGTTATCGGCTATCGCGACATCCACGACACGCAGGCCATGATCGATGCCGCGAAGGTGAAGCGGCATGCCGTGGTGATCGGCGGCGGCCTGCTCGGCCTGGAGGCGGCCAATGGATTGAAGTCGCGCGGCATGGATGTGACCGTCGTCCACCTGGCCGGCTGGCTGCTGGAGCGCCAGCTCGATCCGGTGGCGGGCGCCCTGCTGGAGAACTCGCTGAGGGCGCGCGGCCTGCAGTTCCGGCTGAACACCTCGACGACCGAAATCGTCGGCAATCCCGACGGCGACGTCGTCGCTGTCCGTTTCTCCGACGGCGGGGAGGTGCCCGCCGACCTGGTGGTGATGGCGGCGGGCATCCGCCCCAACACGGTGCTGGCGCAGGCGGCAGGCATCCACTGCAATCGCGGCATCGTGGTCAACGACACCCTGCAGACGTTCGATCCCCGCGTCTACGCCGTGGGCGAATGCGCGAGCCATCGTGGCATCGCATACGGACTGGTGGCCCCGCTGTTCGAGCAGGCGAAGATCTGCGCCAACCACCTGGCGACCTACGGCATCGGCATCTACAAGGGGTCGGCCGTGTCGACCAAGCTCAAGGTCACCGGCATCGACCTGTTCTCGGCCGGCGACTTCATGGGCGGAGACGGCGCCGAGGAGATCGTGCTGTCGGATCCGGCGGGCGGGCTGTACAAGCGCCTCGTGATCCGCGACGACACGCTGGTGGGCGCATGCCTCTACGGCGATACCGGCGACGGCGCGTGGTACTTCAAGCTGATCAAGGATGGCACCGGCATCGGCGATCGCCGGGACCAGCTGGTGTTCGGCGAGAAGGCATTGGGCGATGCCGGCATCGCAGGCCAGGACCGTGCGGCCAGCATGGCCGACGGCGACGAGGTCTGCGGGTGCAACGGCGTGTGCAAGGGCGTCATCGTCAAGGCGGTGCGCGAGCAGGGCCTGTTCACCGTCGACGAGGTGAAGAAGCGGACCAAGGCGGCCAGCTCGTGCGGTTCGTGCACGGGCCTGGTGGAACAGATCCTGATGAACTGCCTGGGCTCCTCCTTCCAGGAAACGCCGAAGACCAAGGCGGTCTGCGGCTGCACCGACCTGAGCCACGGCGACGTGCGGCAGGCGGTTCGCGAACACCGGCTGGTGAGCCACGCCCAGGCCTATGCGTTCATGGGCTGGCGCTCGCCGAACGGCTGCGCCACCTGCCGGCCGGCGGTCAACTACTACATGCTGTCGACGTGGCCGCGGGAGGCGGTGGACGATCCGCAGAGCCGTTTCATCAACGAGCGCGCGCACGCCAACATCCAGAAGGACGGCACGTTCTCGGTAGTGCCGCAGATGAAGGGCGGCGTGACCAATCCGTCCGAGCTGCGGCGCATCGCCGACGTCGCCGACAAGTTCGCGATCCCGATGGTCAAGGTCACCGGCGGCCAGCGCATCGATCTGCTCGGGGTGAAGAAGGAAGACCTGGTGGAGGTGTGGAAGGACCTCGGCATGAAGTCGGGCCACGCCTACGGCAAGTCGATACGCACGGTGAAGACCTGCGTGGGCAGCGAGTTCTGCCGCTTCGGTACCCAGAACAGCACGCAGATGGGCATCGACTTGGAGACGATGCTGGCCAACATGTGGAGCCCGCACAAGGTGAAGCTGGCGGTGTCCGGCTGCCCGCGCAACTGCGCCGAATCGGGCATCAAGGACGTGGGCATCATCGCCGTGGATTCGGGGTGGGAGATCCACGTGGGCGGCAACGGCGGGATCAAGACCGAGGTCGCGCGTTTCCTGGTGAAGGTGAGGACGGCCGATGAGGTGAAGGAATACACGGGCGCCTTCCTGCAGCTGTATCGCGAACAGGCGTACTACCTCGACCGCACCGTGCACTACCTCGACCGGGTGGGCCTGGACTACGTGAAGCAGCAGGTGGTCGAGGATGCCGGCAACCGCCGCGCGCTGTTCGAGCGCCTGCTGTACGCGCTGGAAGGGCTGCCCGACCCGTGGGCCGCGCGCATCGCCGGCACGCAGGCGCGCGAGTACGCGCCGCTGCGCATGGACCGGCGCATCGCCGCCCAGGTGGAGGACTGA
- the nirD gene encoding nitrite reductase small subunit NirD, giving the protein MDTVASWVPVCPLDDIPLLGARVLARDGLDDIALFRPAEDRVFALADRCPHKGGPLSQGIVAGDTVACPLHGWQIALGDGQACAPDVGCARRFDVELREGIVWLALPSPPQDAGAVAVSS; this is encoded by the coding sequence ATGGATACCGTGGCTTCGTGGGTGCCGGTGTGTCCGCTGGACGACATCCCGCTGCTGGGCGCGCGCGTGCTGGCGCGCGACGGGCTGGACGATATCGCGCTGTTCCGACCGGCCGAAGATCGCGTGTTCGCGCTCGCCGACCGCTGCCCGCACAAGGGCGGGCCGCTGTCGCAGGGCATCGTGGCCGGCGACACCGTCGCCTGTCCCCTGCATGGCTGGCAGATCGCGCTGGGCGACGGGCAGGCCTGCGCGCCGGACGTGGGGTGCGCGCGTCGCTTCGATGTCGAACTGCGCGAGGGCATCGTCTGGCTGGCGCTGCCCTCGCCGCCGCAGGACGCCGGCGCCGTGGCGGTGTCGTCCTGA
- a CDS encoding nitrate reductase, with the protein MGASAAAARRSTRSTCCYCGVGCGVLVETQHDADGERIVGVEGDPAHPANLGRLCSKGRALAESARGLQGRALAPELRRRRDEPRRTVDWGVALDTVADRLADIVARHGPDSVAFYLSGQLLTEDYYVFNKLAKGLIGTNNIDTNSRLCMSSAVTAYKLAFGADGPPTCYDDLEYAKTVLFAGSNTAYAHPVLYRRLEDARARDPEVRWIVVDPRRTDTAAMADLHLAIQPGTDVALFNGMLHHLVWEGCIDAAFIDTHTTGFEELKRSLRDYTPRMAADICGIPVADLITAAEWFGRSPAALSLYCMGLNQSAHGTDKNLALIQLHLATRQIGRRGAGPFSLTGQPNAMGGREVGGMATMLAAHREIASDHDRAELEALWRLQTGRLSERPGLAAVELFEALRNGTVKAVWIACTNPVHSMPDIGRVREALQRAEYVIVQDAFRDTDTVPFADVLLPAATWGEKEGTVTNSERRVSRVRAAVAPPAQARTDFWIAREVARRLEARLASPGAPALFDFDDARAAFEEHRRLTVGRDLDIGGIDYARLDADGPQQWPFPAGATQGQARRYEEGRFATPDGRARFHPTPYRPVAEPTSARFPLRLLTGRLRDQWHGMSRTGRVPALFAHAPDPALRMHPDDAARRGLSAGELVRVASKRGELVLPLELSDEVGSGTVFAAMHWNAQFLSSGGINEISLPAVDARSRQPELKHAAVRVDRATFGWHVLAARRGDASAMRTAAQPLLAACGYASLSLRLEAGAPEGVAWLVLRAACAAAPAQDWLAALDAALDLGGGADTLEYRDAHRGLLRRVAWRAHASADFIDGLQWIDLQPSPQAASLLSTALAGQAWPGSRLSAFAGTSWRAADPVVCVCRQVGEAAIRARVQAGADVAALQRDLGCGTVCGSCLPQLHRLAGVPARA; encoded by the coding sequence ATGGGCGCCTCCGCGGCTGCAGCACGACGGTCGACGCGTTCGACCTGCTGCTACTGCGGGGTCGGCTGCGGCGTGCTGGTCGAGACGCAGCACGACGCCGACGGCGAGCGCATCGTCGGCGTGGAAGGCGACCCGGCGCATCCGGCCAACCTCGGCCGCCTGTGCAGCAAGGGCCGCGCGCTGGCCGAAAGCGCCCGCGGACTGCAGGGTCGCGCGCTGGCGCCCGAGCTGCGTCGCCGTCGCGACGAGCCGCGACGTACGGTCGACTGGGGCGTGGCCCTGGACACGGTCGCCGACCGCCTGGCCGACATCGTCGCGCGGCACGGTCCGGACAGCGTGGCGTTCTATCTGTCCGGCCAGCTGCTGACCGAGGACTACTACGTCTTCAACAAACTGGCGAAGGGGCTGATCGGCACCAACAACATCGACACCAATTCGCGCCTGTGCATGTCCAGCGCGGTGACGGCCTACAAGCTGGCGTTCGGCGCCGACGGCCCGCCGACCTGCTACGACGATCTGGAGTACGCGAAGACCGTGCTGTTCGCCGGCAGCAACACGGCCTACGCGCACCCCGTGCTGTACCGGCGACTGGAAGACGCGCGCGCGCGCGACCCGGAGGTGCGATGGATCGTGGTGGATCCGCGCCGTACCGACACCGCCGCGATGGCGGACCTGCACCTGGCGATCCAGCCGGGCACCGACGTGGCGCTGTTCAACGGGATGCTGCACCACCTGGTGTGGGAGGGATGCATCGATGCGGCGTTCATCGACACGCACACCACCGGTTTCGAAGAACTCAAGCGGTCGTTGCGCGACTACACGCCGCGCATGGCCGCCGACATCTGCGGGATTCCGGTCGCCGACCTGATCACCGCGGCCGAGTGGTTCGGCCGCAGCCCGGCGGCGCTGTCGCTGTACTGCATGGGCCTCAACCAGTCGGCGCACGGCACCGACAAGAACCTCGCGCTGATCCAGTTGCATCTGGCCACGCGACAGATAGGCCGGCGCGGTGCCGGGCCGTTCTCGCTGACCGGCCAGCCCAATGCGATGGGCGGGCGCGAAGTCGGCGGCATGGCGACGATGCTCGCCGCGCATCGCGAGATCGCCAGCGACCACGATCGCGCGGAACTGGAAGCCTTGTGGCGCCTGCAGACCGGCCGCCTGTCCGAGCGACCGGGCCTGGCGGCCGTGGAGCTGTTCGAGGCGCTGCGCAACGGTACCGTCAAGGCGGTGTGGATCGCCTGCACGAACCCCGTGCATTCCATGCCCGACATCGGACGGGTCCGCGAAGCGCTGCAGCGTGCGGAGTACGTCATCGTGCAGGACGCATTCCGCGACACCGACACCGTGCCGTTCGCCGACGTGCTGCTGCCGGCGGCGACGTGGGGCGAGAAAGAGGGCACGGTGACGAACTCCGAGCGTCGCGTGTCGCGCGTCCGCGCGGCGGTGGCGCCGCCCGCGCAGGCGAGGACGGATTTCTGGATCGCCCGCGAGGTCGCACGCCGGCTGGAGGCGCGGCTCGCGTCGCCGGGCGCACCGGCGCTCTTCGACTTCGACGATGCGCGCGCGGCGTTCGAGGAGCACCGCCGACTCACCGTCGGGCGCGATCTCGATATCGGCGGCATCGACTACGCACGCCTGGACGCCGACGGGCCGCAGCAGTGGCCGTTCCCGGCCGGCGCGACGCAGGGCCAGGCGCGGCGCTATGAAGAGGGTCGCTTTGCGACACCGGACGGACGCGCCCGTTTCCATCCCACGCCTTACCGCCCGGTGGCGGAACCGACGTCGGCGCGTTTTCCCCTGCGCCTGCTGACCGGCCGCCTGCGCGACCAGTGGCACGGCATGTCGCGTACCGGTCGCGTACCGGCGCTGTTCGCGCATGCGCCGGACCCCGCGCTGCGCATGCATCCCGACGACGCTGCGCGACGCGGCCTGTCCGCGGGCGAGTTGGTGCGGGTGGCCAGCAAACGCGGCGAACTGGTATTGCCGCTGGAGCTGTCCGACGAAGTGGGCTCGGGCACGGTGTTCGCGGCGATGCACTGGAACGCGCAGTTCCTGTCCAGCGGCGGCATCAACGAGATCAGCCTGCCCGCGGTCGATGCCCGCTCGCGGCAACCCGAGCTCAAGCACGCGGCCGTCCGCGTGGACCGGGCGACATTCGGCTGGCATGTGTTGGCCGCGCGCCGCGGCGATGCATCGGCGATGCGCACCGCCGCGCAGCCGTTGCTGGCCGCGTGCGGCTACGCATCGCTCAGCCTGCGGCTCGAAGCGGGCGCGCCCGAGGGCGTGGCCTGGCTGGTGTTGCGCGCGGCCTGTGCGGCGGCCCCCGCGCAAGACTGGCTGGCGGCGCTGGATGCCGCGCTCGATCTGGGCGGCGGCGCGGACACGCTGGAATACCGCGATGCGCACCGCGGGCTGTTGCGTCGGGTGGCGTGGCGCGCGCACGCATCGGCGGACTTCATCGACGGCCTGCAGTGGATCGACCTGCAGCCGTCGCCGCAGGCCGCGTCGCTGCTGTCGACGGCGTTGGCGGGGCAGGCGTGGCCAGGGTCGCGCCTGTCGGCGTTCGCCGGCACGTCGTGGCGTGCGGCCGATCCCGTCGTTTGCGTATGCCGGCAGGTCGGCGAAGCCGCGATCCGGGCGCGCGTGCAGGCCGGCGCCGATGTGGCGGCGCTGCAGCGAGATCTCGGCTGCGGAACGGTCTGCGGTTCCTGCCTGCCGCAACTCCATCGCCTGGCCGGTGTTCCGGCGCGGGCCTGA
- the cobA gene encoding uroporphyrinogen-III C-methyltransferase, whose amino-acid sequence MVLLSAGPGDLDLLTLKAVKALAAADVLLLDELVDPLIATLAPSARVVRVGKRAGCRSTPQSFICRLTRRYALQGLNVVRVKGGDALMFGRAGEEIAFLRAAGIGVRIINGVSAAFAAAAALGISLTHREHCHGVTFVTAHTHDHGEPDWGALARTGTTLAIYMGMSRLASLAAGLLPHLPAATPVAIVQGASRAGEHCRLTTLRALRDASSQTTTDAPGVILVGAAIADARVCERGAELGTTMWAVGG is encoded by the coding sequence GTGGTGCTGCTGTCTGCCGGCCCCGGCGACCTGGACCTGCTGACGTTGAAGGCGGTCAAGGCGCTGGCTGCGGCGGACGTGTTGTTGCTGGACGAACTGGTCGACCCGCTGATCGCCACGCTGGCACCTTCCGCGCGGGTCGTGCGCGTCGGCAAGCGTGCCGGATGCCGCTCCACGCCCCAGTCCTTTATCTGCCGCTTGACGAGACGCTATGCCCTGCAGGGCTTGAACGTCGTGCGGGTGAAAGGGGGCGACGCGCTGATGTTCGGGCGCGCCGGCGAAGAGATCGCGTTCCTGCGCGCGGCGGGGATCGGCGTGCGCATCATCAATGGCGTCAGCGCTGCATTCGCGGCCGCCGCCGCGCTCGGCATCTCGCTGACCCATCGCGAGCACTGCCATGGCGTCACCTTCGTCACCGCGCACACGCACGATCATGGGGAGCCGGATTGGGGAGCGCTGGCACGCACCGGCACCACCCTGGCCATCTACATGGGCATGTCGCGGCTTGCATCGCTGGCCGCAGGCCTGCTGCCGCACCTGCCTGCCGCCACGCCCGTGGCCATCGTGCAGGGCGCCAGCCGCGCCGGCGAACACTGCCGTCTGACCACGTTGCGCGCCTTGCGCGATGCGTCATCGCAGACCACGACAGACGCGCCCGGCGTCATCCTGGTAGGGGCGGCCATCGCCGATGCGCGGGTGTGCGAACGCGGGGCGGAGCTCGGGACGACGATGTGGGCCGTCGGCGGCTGA
- a CDS encoding molybdopterin molybdotransferase MoeA: MARMTDGAALRGTQTVASGDALGRVLAAAVVSDIALPPFDNAAVDGVALATGGVPVSAAQAWEIGARIGAGEPAPQDDASAWEIMTGAPLPARADTVVPVERIDALPASASGVSRIRVQGEVVPGANIRRRGEDVKPGQCVLPVGHLLDAGALMLVAGLGIDRLEVARRPRVAVLATGREIVAAGAPLPPDGIHDATSPWLALAVAASGAEAVRTTRVGDDVAAFQAALDAALADGADLVLSTGAVSKGCYDFVPGALEARGADLLFHGVAIRPGKPVLAARLREGPVFVGLPGNPLSTAVGFRFLVEPLLRAWLGLPPETPRWLPLADDCRTRAGLHAAFHGTLHCDDQGRLRAHVAQAQASFRLFPFSRASAWITLPAEAGDVAAGTSVQVHGLSHLQPPGWTPA, translated from the coding sequence GTGGCACGGATGACGGACGGCGCTGCGCTGCGTGGCACGCAGACGGTCGCGTCCGGCGACGCGCTCGGCCGCGTGCTGGCGGCAGCGGTCGTCAGCGACATCGCCCTGCCGCCGTTCGACAACGCCGCCGTGGATGGCGTCGCCCTGGCGACCGGCGGCGTGCCGGTGTCGGCCGCGCAGGCGTGGGAGATCGGTGCGCGCATCGGCGCCGGCGAGCCAGCGCCGCAGGACGATGCGTCGGCGTGGGAGATCATGACCGGCGCGCCGTTGCCGGCGCGTGCCGACACGGTGGTCCCGGTGGAGCGCATCGATGCGCTGCCCGCTTCCGCGTCAGGCGTCTCGCGCATCCGCGTGCAGGGCGAGGTGGTGCCGGGCGCGAACATCCGTCGACGCGGCGAGGACGTAAAACCGGGGCAATGCGTGCTGCCGGTCGGCCATCTGCTCGATGCCGGCGCGCTGATGCTGGTGGCCGGGCTGGGCATCGACCGCCTTGAAGTGGCACGGCGTCCGCGCGTGGCGGTGCTGGCGACGGGCCGCGAGATCGTCGCGGCGGGCGCGCCGCTGCCGCCGGACGGCATCCACGATGCGACCTCGCCCTGGCTCGCGCTCGCCGTGGCGGCGTCGGGCGCGGAGGCGGTCCGCACTACCCGCGTGGGCGACGACGTGGCCGCGTTCCAGGCGGCGCTGGATGCCGCGCTCGCCGACGGCGCAGACCTGGTGCTCAGCACCGGCGCGGTGTCGAAGGGCTGCTACGACTTCGTGCCCGGCGCACTCGAGGCACGCGGTGCCGACCTCCTGTTCCACGGTGTGGCGATACGACCGGGCAAGCCGGTGCTGGCGGCGCGCCTGCGCGAGGGACCGGTGTTCGTCGGTCTGCCGGGCAATCCGCTGTCGACGGCGGTAGGGTTCCGCTTCCTGGTCGAGCCGCTGCTGCGCGCCTGGTTGGGCCTGCCGCCGGAAACGCCACGCTGGCTGCCGCTGGCCGACGACTGCCGCACGCGTGCCGGCCTGCACGCCGCCTTCCACGGCACGCTGCACTGCGATGACCAGGGTCGACTTCGTGCTCACGTCGCGCAGGCGCAGGCCTCGTTCCGCCTGTTCCCGTTCTCGCGGGCGTCCGCATGGATCACGCTGCCTGCCGAGGCCGGTGATGTGGCCGCCGGCACGTCCGTGCAGGTGCATGGCCTGAGCCATCTGCAGCCGCCCGGCTGGACGCCGGCATGA
- a CDS encoding molybdenum cofactor guanylyltransferase codes for MTPPSSTWRAVLLAGGRSSRMGTDKAALPWGDGTLLTHMHALLRAAGADEVIVSGDRPEVGGVPDATPDTGPMGALAQLAPRLGDGAWIVVPVDMPLLSVDLLQALLVAGAPCACVDGHALPMALRMDVPMRAVIEEIGRRSGRERSLRALHQHVETQRLPPARWTQALRNCNTPEDWSALQRPTS; via the coding sequence ATGACCCCGCCTTCATCGACCTGGCGCGCGGTGCTGCTCGCGGGCGGACGCTCGTCGCGGATGGGCACCGACAAGGCGGCGCTGCCGTGGGGCGACGGCACGCTGCTGACCCACATGCACGCATTGCTGAGGGCGGCGGGCGCGGACGAGGTGATCGTCAGCGGGGATCGTCCCGAGGTCGGCGGCGTGCCCGACGCAACGCCCGACACCGGCCCGATGGGTGCGCTGGCACAACTCGCGCCACGCCTGGGCGACGGTGCGTGGATCGTGGTGCCGGTGGACATGCCGTTGCTGTCCGTCGACCTGCTGCAGGCACTGCTCGTCGCCGGTGCTCCTTGCGCCTGCGTGGACGGCCACGCCTTGCCGATGGCGCTGCGCATGGACGTCCCCATGCGCGCGGTGATCGAAGAGATCGGTCGCCGGTCCGGTCGCGAGCGCTCGCTGCGTGCGCTGCATCAGCACGTGGAGACGCAGAGGCTGCCGCCCGCGCGCTGGACGCAGGCGTTGCGCAACTGCAACACGCCGGAAGACTGGAGCGCGCTCCAGCGTCCGACATCCTGA
- a CDS encoding periplasmic nitrate reductase, NapE protein yields the protein MEQSEGTAVASKQQERLAFLLLTVVIFPLMAVLIVAGYGFLVWMWQLVFAGPPTGP from the coding sequence ATGGAGCAGAGCGAAGGAACAGCCGTTGCGAGCAAGCAGCAGGAGCGTCTGGCGTTCCTGCTACTGACCGTGGTCATCTTCCCGTTGATGGCCGTGCTGATCGTCGCCGGCTACGGCTTCCTCGTGTGGATGTGGCAACTGGTGTTCGCCGGCCCGCCGACCGGTCCGTGA
- the napF gene encoding ferredoxin-type protein NapF, with protein sequence MDGIRSASRRALLFGPVPTAPPPAVFRPPWAKPEPEFLAACTRCDACVRACPEQVLLRDADGLPRFDARAGECTFCGDCAAACGSEAFEPVRDPPWMLIADVAGTCLSAQGVVCASCREVCPASAIHVAPGARGPARVDSDACTGCGACVGTCPVDAIRLQNMSAMEAVA encoded by the coding sequence ATGGACGGTATCCGCTCCGCCTCCCGTCGTGCCCTGCTGTTCGGCCCCGTGCCGACTGCACCGCCGCCTGCCGTATTCCGCCCGCCGTGGGCCAAGCCCGAACCTGAGTTCCTCGCCGCGTGCACGCGCTGCGACGCCTGCGTGCGCGCGTGTCCGGAGCAGGTGCTGCTCCGCGATGCCGACGGCCTGCCGCGCTTCGATGCGCGCGCTGGCGAGTGCACGTTCTGTGGCGACTGCGCGGCCGCGTGCGGCAGCGAGGCGTTCGAGCCCGTGCGCGATCCGCCCTGGATGCTCATCGCCGACGTCGCCGGCACCTGCCTTTCGGCGCAGGGCGTCGTCTGCGCCAGTTGCCGCGAGGTCTGCCCCGCGTCCGCGATCCACGTGGCGCCCGGTGCGCGCGGCCCGGCCCGTGTCGATTCCGATGCGTGCACGGGGTGCGGCGCCTGCGTCGGCACCTGCCCCGTGGACGCCATCCGTCTGCAGAACATGTCCGCCATGGAGGCCGTCGCGTGA
- a CDS encoding chaperone NapD, producing the protein MNAPASDAEVHIASFVIQHRETAAAALAAMIREHRDLDLALAAGTRSVVICESADRHAVMERVDQLQAVPGVLNVLLVYHHAEPAHALDEPLPSLSILSATGDAHEHTS; encoded by the coding sequence GTGAACGCACCCGCATCCGATGCCGAAGTCCACATCGCGAGTTTCGTCATCCAGCACCGCGAGACGGCCGCCGCTGCGCTCGCGGCGATGATCCGTGAACACCGCGACCTCGACCTGGCCCTCGCCGCCGGCACCCGCAGCGTGGTGATCTGCGAATCCGCCGACCGCCATGCGGTGATGGAGCGCGTGGACCAGCTGCAGGCCGTGCCGGGCGTGCTGAACGTGCTGCTGGTCTACCACCACGCCGAGCCGGCGCACGCGCTCGATGAGCCCCTGCCTTCCCTGTCCATCCTGTCCGCGACCGGAGATGCCCATGAGCACACGTCGTGA